A region from the Clostridium beijerinckii genome encodes:
- a CDS encoding phosphoribosylaminoimidazolesuccinocarboxamide synthase, translating to MEKLEMLYEGKAKKIYATEKADEVIVYYKDDATAFNGEKKGQIEDKGVMNNEITSILFELLEKKGVKTHFIKKLNEREQLCKKVEIVPLEVIVRNVAAGSMAKRLGLEEGFKLKTTVFEFSYKDDELGDPLINSYHAVAIGAATFEEIDTLLAMTAKINDILKEVFAAQNINLIDFKIEFGRCPDGTIVLADEISPDTCRFWDATTGEKLDKDRFRRDLGNVKDAYIEILKRISK from the coding sequence ATGGAAAAATTAGAAATGTTATATGAGGGAAAAGCAAAGAAGATTTATGCAACAGAGAAGGCTGATGAAGTAATAGTATATTACAAGGATGATGCAACAGCATTTAATGGAGAAAAGAAAGGTCAAATTGAAGATAAAGGTGTTATGAATAACGAAATTACATCAATTTTATTTGAACTTTTAGAAAAAAAAGGTGTAAAGACTCATTTCATTAAAAAGCTTAACGAGAGAGAACAATTATGCAAAAAGGTTGAAATAGTACCACTTGAGGTAATAGTAAGAAATGTAGCAGCTGGTAGTATGGCTAAGAGATTAGGTCTTGAAGAAGGATTTAAACTTAAAACTACAGTATTTGAATTTTCTTACAAAGATGATGAACTAGGAGACCCATTAATAAATAGTTATCATGCTGTAGCAATCGGAGCAGCAACTTTTGAAGAAATAGATACACTTTTAGCTATGACAGCTAAAATAAATGATATATTAAAAGAAGTATTTGCAGCACAAAATATTAACTTAATTGACTTTAAAATTGAATTTGGTAGATGTCCTGATGGAACAATAGTTTTAGCTGATGAAATCTCACCAGATACTTGTAGATTCTGGGACGCAACTACAGGAGAAAAATTAGATAAAGATAGATTTAGAAGAGATTTAGGTAATGTTAAAGATGCTTATATTGAAATATTAAAGAGAATCTCCAAATAA
- a CDS encoding amidophosphoribosyltransferase — MSNPNFELIMDPSNDKFKDECGVFGVYANNPIDVASMTYYGLYALQHRGQESAGIAVADGEKIDIHKGLGLITEAFKQDDLEKLKGHIAIGHVRYSTAGGKGIENAQPILATSKMGPIAMAHNGTLVNADVIKELLEDGGQIFHTSTDSEVIACLIARSAKKGLAKAVVDAMSAVRGSFALTIMSKDKLIGARDPHGIRPLSLGKIEEGYVLTSESCALDAIGAELIRDIEPGEIVIIDEEGIHSYRYSENTQCQTCAFEYIYFARPDSRIDGLEVHTTRVKAGEQLFKEHPLDADIVIAVPDSGIPAAIGYAKASGIHYDTGFIKNRYVGRTFISPSQEIRERAVAVKLNPLKVNLEGKRVILIDDSIVRGTTSKHLIESLRRVGVKEISFLIASPSVKYPCYFGIDTPYRSELLAANNTVEEMRDMIGADYLGYLSEEGLYKSCEGKKGFCMGCFNGVYPVAAPVENQVQ; from the coding sequence ATGAGTAATCCAAATTTTGAATTAATAATGGATCCAAGCAATGATAAATTCAAGGATGAATGTGGAGTTTTTGGTGTTTATGCCAATAATCCTATAGATGTTGCATCTATGACTTATTATGGACTTTATGCTCTTCAACATAGAGGGCAAGAAAGTGCAGGAATAGCAGTTGCAGATGGAGAAAAAATTGACATACATAAAGGTTTAGGTCTAATTACAGAAGCATTTAAACAAGATGATTTAGAAAAATTAAAAGGTCATATAGCTATAGGCCATGTAAGATATTCAACTGCTGGAGGAAAAGGAATTGAAAATGCGCAGCCAATACTCGCTACATCAAAAATGGGGCCAATAGCTATGGCTCATAATGGAACTTTGGTAAATGCTGATGTAATAAAAGAATTGCTTGAAGATGGAGGACAAATTTTCCACACTTCAACAGATTCAGAAGTAATTGCTTGCCTTATAGCAAGAAGTGCTAAGAAAGGTCTTGCAAAAGCAGTAGTTGATGCCATGTCAGCAGTTAGAGGATCATTTGCATTAACTATTATGTCAAAGGATAAATTAATTGGAGCAAGAGATCCACACGGAATCAGACCACTTTCATTGGGGAAAATTGAAGAAGGTTATGTACTAACTTCAGAAAGTTGTGCTTTAGATGCAATAGGCGCTGAACTCATAAGAGATATAGAACCAGGGGAAATAGTTATAATAGATGAAGAAGGTATACATTCATATAGATATTCTGAAAATACTCAATGTCAAACTTGTGCTTTTGAATATATATATTTTGCTAGACCAGACTCAAGAATTGATGGACTTGAAGTTCATACAACAAGAGTAAAAGCAGGAGAACAACTATTTAAGGAACATCCACTAGATGCAGATATAGTTATTGCTGTTCCAGATTCAGGAATACCAGCAGCTATAGGTTATGCAAAGGCATCAGGAATACATTATGATACTGGATTTATTAAAAATAGATATGTTGGAAGAACGTTCATATCACCATCTCAAGAAATAAGAGAAAGAGCAGTTGCAGTAAAATTAAATCCATTAAAGGTAAATTTAGAAGGTAAGAGAGTTATACTTATTGACGATTCAATAGTAAGAGGCACTACTTCAAAACATTTAATAGAATCACTTAGACGTGTGGGTGTAAAAGAAATTAGCTTTTTAATTGCATCACCAAGTGTTAAGTATCCATGTTATTTTGGAATAGATACTCCTTATAGAAGTGAACTTCTCGCAGCTAATAATACTGTGGAAGAAATGAGAGATATGATTGGAGCAGATTATTTAGGATATTTAAGTGAAGAAGGCCTT